The Candidatus Zixiibacteriota bacterium genome has a window encoding:
- the serC gene encoding 3-phosphoserine/phosphohydroxythreonine transaminase, with translation MHTTTTTRPPKINRVHNFNPGPSTLPLEVLQTVQHELLDYRGTGMSIMETSHRTEEFEEINSATMNLLRELLGLGKEYHVIFLGGGASTQFSMIPMNFLPAGKSAAYTDTGVWANKAIKEAKLLGNVSVVASSKEQSYTYIPQIEEFKIPSDSSYFHMTSNNTIFGTQWHWWPETEQVPLVCDMSSDFCSRTLDYSKFSLIYAGAQKNIGPAGVTVVIIRDHLLAKCKDGNPTMFDYRTHVKNDSLYNTPPVFAIYMMRLVLEWIKTNGGLSGIEKINHDKQATIYGLMDKHDDFYRGTVQKDSRSWMNLTMRLPNEQLEELFLKESKTAGFIGLKGHRDVGGIRVSLYNALTLDSALQLAEFMKTFRKSH, from the coding sequence ATGCATACAACCACAACGACCAGACCGCCCAAAATAAACCGTGTACATAATTTCAACCCCGGCCCTTCGACCCTTCCCCTCGAAGTTCTCCAGACTGTCCAGCATGAATTGTTGGATTATCGCGGAACCGGGATGTCTATAATGGAAACATCGCACCGCACGGAAGAATTCGAGGAGATAAACAGCGCAACAATGAATCTTCTGCGTGAACTGCTCGGATTGGGAAAAGAATATCATGTTATTTTTCTGGGCGGCGGGGCATCGACACAATTTTCAATGATACCGATGAATTTCCTCCCCGCTGGAAAAAGTGCGGCCTATACCGACACCGGTGTCTGGGCCAACAAAGCAATCAAAGAAGCGAAACTGCTTGGTAATGTCTCTGTTGTGGCATCGTCGAAAGAGCAATCATACACCTATATCCCACAAATTGAAGAATTCAAAATCCCATCGGATTCATCCTATTTTCACATGACATCGAACAACACCATTTTCGGCACACAGTGGCACTGGTGGCCCGAGACCGAACAAGTGCCGCTTGTGTGCGATATGTCATCGGATTTCTGTTCACGTACTCTTGATTACTCAAAGTTTTCTCTTATATATGCGGGCGCGCAGAAAAATATCGGCCCGGCCGGTGTCACAGTCGTCATCATTCGCGATCACCTGCTTGCTAAATGCAAAGACGGCAACCCGACCATGTTTGATTACCGCACCCATGTCAAAAACGACTCGCTTTACAATACCCCGCCGGTTTTTGCCATTTATATGATGAGACTGGTTTTGGAATGGATCAAGACGAATGGCGGTTTGAGTGGAATTGAGAAAATAAACCACGACAAACAAGCCACAATTTATGGTCTGATGGACAAACACGACGACTTCTACCGCGGAACCGTTCAAAAAGACAGTCGGTCGTGGATGAACCTTACCATGCGATTGCCCAACGAACAACTAGAGGAGCTCTTTCTCAAAGAAAGCAAAACCGCCGGATTTATCGGCCTGAAAGGACACCGCGATGTCGGCGGCATCCGGGTCTCGCTCTATAATGCCCTTACACTCGACTCCGCGCTCCAATTGGCCGAGTTTATGAAGACTTTTCGCAAATCACACTGA
- a CDS encoding pyridoxal phosphate-dependent aminotransferase family protein has translation MQAEEKTEIGYLDLFDKCYEFTTADEIKAAGIYPYFHPIQSAPGDSVIVDGQECIMVGSNNYLGLVNHPKVKEASAAAVHKYGSGCTGSRFLNGTLDLHLELERRLAKFMQKEAALVFSTGFQTNLGVISCMVGKNDAVIIDRQVHACIVDACRLSYGKTYKFAHNDMEDFERVLKNVRNINSRGGILVAVDGVFSMEGDIINLPSLVEIAERYNAKVMVDDAHSIGVLGKTGAGTAEHFGLIDRVDLTMGTFSKSFASLGGFVVGDAKVIDYIKHHARSLIFSASITPSSAAAVLAALDIMETEPERREHLWRNARRVQREYKTLGFNIGHSQTPVVPIVVGGDMECFAFWKALFDNGVFTNPVISPAVPPGQAMIRTSYTATHTDAQIDKVIEVLAKVGREKGII, from the coding sequence GTGCAGGCTGAGGAAAAAACCGAGATAGGCTATCTCGATCTCTTTGATAAGTGTTATGAATTTACTACCGCCGATGAAATCAAGGCGGCTGGGATTTATCCTTACTTTCATCCCATACAATCCGCACCCGGCGATTCCGTTATTGTCGATGGCCAGGAATGTATCATGGTCGGTTCAAATAATTACCTGGGCCTCGTCAATCACCCTAAAGTCAAAGAGGCGTCAGCTGCGGCTGTCCACAAATACGGCTCAGGATGTACCGGCTCACGTTTCCTCAACGGCACGCTTGACCTGCACCTGGAACTTGAACGCCGACTTGCCAAGTTCATGCAAAAAGAAGCCGCGCTTGTGTTCTCAACTGGTTTCCAGACCAATCTTGGCGTCATCTCCTGTATGGTTGGCAAAAATGACGCAGTAATTATCGACCGTCAGGTCCATGCCTGTATAGTCGATGCCTGCCGCCTCTCATACGGCAAGACCTACAAATTTGCCCATAATGATATGGAAGATTTTGAGCGGGTGCTCAAAAATGTACGAAATATCAATTCCCGCGGCGGGATTCTTGTGGCAGTCGACGGCGTCTTTTCGATGGAAGGGGATATTATCAACCTCCCTTCGCTTGTCGAAATTGCCGAAAGGTATAATGCGAAGGTGATGGTCGACGATGCCCATTCGATCGGTGTGCTCGGAAAAACCGGCGCAGGAACAGCGGAGCATTTTGGACTTATTGATAGAGTTGACCTGACAATGGGAACATTCTCAAAATCATTTGCCTCGCTCGGAGGCTTTGTTGTTGGCGATGCCAAAGTGATAGATTATATAAAACACCACGCCCGTTCTCTCATATTCTCAGCTTCCATAACACCATCATCCGCCGCCGCCGTTTTGGCCGCGTTGGATATAATGGAGACCGAGCCGGAACGGCGCGAGCATCTGTGGCGCAACGCCCGCCGCGTGCAGAGAGAATACAAAACCCTCGGCTTCAACATCGGCCACTCACAAACGCCGGTAGTGCCTATTGTCGTCGGCGGAGATATGGAATGCTTTGCCTTCTGGAAAGCGCTATTTGACAACGGTGTCTTCACCAATCCAGTCATCTCGCCCGCTGTGCCGCCCGGACAGGCAATGATCCGCACCTCCTATACCGCAACTCATACCGATGCCCAGATAGATAAAGTCATAGAAGTGCTTGCCAAAGTCGGACGCGAGAAGGGCATCATTTGA
- a CDS encoding GNAT family N-acetyltransferase, protein MSSVEVVEVESSAQLKKFIAYPNHLYRDDPNYVAPLNVERKEFFDFKKNPFYRAAKVKLFLAMDNGTVVGRIATCVNYRHNDFHDEKTGFFGFLDTPDDADIAAKLLKVAMITLKKEGMERMRGPMNFSTNHECGFLVEGFDSPPMVMMTYNKPYQPLLAEKFGMKKVMDLLAYKHSPPEMDRTRVAPIIERSQKRLGVTLRNMNMHDFDNEVALINRLYNECWSKNWGFVPMDEAEFAYSAKNLKQIVDPKLVIIAEIDGKPVAFALSLPNINRALIFMRGKLFPFGLLKLLWHTKIRNKVDTVRVITLGVSPEHQKKGLDSILYVATADAVHNNGYKWGELSWVLESNDLICRGLEAFGSVIYKRYRILQMPL, encoded by the coding sequence ATGTCCAGTGTCGAAGTGGTCGAAGTCGAGTCATCGGCCCAGCTCAAAAAGTTTATTGCCTACCCTAATCATCTCTATCGCGATGACCCAAATTATGTCGCTCCACTCAATGTCGAGCGTAAGGAATTTTTTGACTTCAAGAAAAATCCGTTTTATCGCGCAGCTAAAGTTAAGCTTTTTCTTGCAATGGATAACGGAACAGTTGTCGGGCGAATTGCGACCTGTGTTAACTACCGCCACAATGATTTTCACGATGAGAAAACCGGATTTTTCGGATTTCTTGACACACCTGATGACGCCGATATTGCCGCCAAGCTTCTGAAGGTTGCCATGATTACGCTCAAAAAAGAGGGCATGGAGCGTATGAGGGGGCCAATGAATTTCTCGACCAATCATGAATGCGGTTTTCTGGTCGAAGGTTTCGATTCGCCGCCTATGGTCATGATGACATACAACAAACCATACCAGCCCCTTCTTGCGGAAAAGTTTGGCATGAAAAAAGTGATGGATCTGCTCGCATACAAGCATAGTCCGCCGGAGATGGATCGAACTCGGGTGGCTCCGATTATTGAACGCTCCCAAAAAAGGCTCGGTGTCACGCTTCGGAATATGAATATGCACGATTTTGATAACGAAGTTGCGCTCATCAATCGACTCTACAACGAATGCTGGTCTAAAAATTGGGGATTTGTTCCGATGGACGAGGCCGAGTTTGCTTATTCGGCCAAGAATCTCAAACAAATTGTCGATCCAAAACTTGTTATCATTGCCGAGATTGACGGAAAACCTGTTGCTTTTGCCCTCTCACTGCCGAATATCAATCGGGCGCTCATTTTTATGCGAGGCAAGCTCTTCCCTTTCGGTCTGCTCAAACTTCTGTGGCATACGAAAATCCGAAACAAAGTCGACACCGTGCGCGTCATCACCTTGGGAGTTTCGCCGGAGCACCAGAAGAAGGGGCTTGATTCAATTCTCTATGTTGCCACTGCCGATGCCGTGCACAACAACGGTTACAAATGGGGTGAGCTTTCCTGGGTTCTGGAAAGCAACGACTTAATTTGCCGCGGACTTGAGGCTTTCGGCTCTGTTATCTACAAACGCTATCGCATACTCCAGATGCCTCTGTAA